From a single Bryobacter aggregatus MPL3 genomic region:
- a CDS encoding Gfo/Idh/MocA family protein yields MQRRAFVATALAATQVQGANERVRLALVGSGGRGRYVAGFAKENPHAQYVATADVYLPNAEAAAKQLGAAESVQDFRRLLDRKDIDAIIVATPDHWHATIAILAARAGKDVYVEKPLSYSVVEGRRIVDAMASTKRLIFGGTQHRSAPHFAQAADLIQSGYIGPVKYVRIWNYVNWHPNAISQVPDSAAPPGLNWDMYLGPAPKAAFNQRRFLSTFRHYRDYAGGTITDYGTHRFDTLHQIMGLKGSDAAPKAVSASGGRLLLQGAGDNPDLLQVTYEYENFVMSYEGVNFNGHGGGLRTPGFKYYNQVGTQDLPNGMIFYGTKGTMLAERVGFEIYPEPTGRDGNLPQCQPMTVVARDATREHAMRFVDCVRGAQTANATAESAHMATNIGHLGNIALRTGKKLQWNAKTEKFDAPEGNALLSRTPRPEWTLI; encoded by the coding sequence CTGGTCGGAAGCGGCGGACGTGGCCGCTATGTCGCCGGCTTTGCCAAAGAGAACCCTCATGCGCAGTACGTCGCCACCGCCGATGTCTACTTGCCGAATGCGGAAGCGGCCGCCAAGCAACTGGGCGCCGCCGAGAGCGTGCAGGACTTCCGGCGTCTGCTCGATCGCAAGGATATTGACGCGATCATTGTCGCGACACCGGACCATTGGCACGCCACCATCGCCATTCTCGCCGCCCGGGCAGGCAAGGATGTTTATGTCGAAAAACCGCTGTCCTATTCAGTGGTGGAAGGCCGGCGGATTGTCGATGCGATGGCGAGTACGAAACGGCTGATCTTCGGCGGGACGCAACACCGCTCAGCTCCGCACTTTGCACAGGCCGCGGATTTGATCCAGTCCGGCTATATCGGGCCAGTGAAGTACGTGCGGATCTGGAATTATGTGAACTGGCATCCCAATGCGATTTCCCAGGTGCCCGATAGCGCAGCGCCCCCGGGGCTGAACTGGGACATGTATCTGGGACCGGCGCCAAAGGCCGCCTTCAATCAGCGGCGTTTTCTATCGACCTTCCGGCATTATCGCGACTACGCGGGCGGGACGATCACAGACTATGGAACGCACCGCTTCGATACGCTCCACCAGATTATGGGACTCAAAGGAAGCGATGCGGCGCCGAAGGCAGTGAGCGCCTCGGGGGGACGTCTCTTGTTGCAAGGAGCGGGCGACAACCCGGATCTGCTGCAGGTCACCTACGAGTACGAGAATTTCGTGATGAGCTATGAAGGCGTGAACTTCAATGGACATGGAGGAGGTTTGCGGACGCCGGGCTTCAAGTATTACAACCAGGTGGGCACGCAGGACCTGCCAAACGGCATGATTTTCTACGGGACCAAGGGTACGATGCTCGCCGAACGGGTGGGCTTTGAGATCTATCCCGAGCCGACCGGCCGCGATGGCAATCTCCCCCAATGCCAACCGATGACGGTGGTGGCGCGCGACGCCACACGCGAGCATGCGATGCGCTTTGTCGATTGCGTGCGCGGTGCGCAGACGGCCAATGCGACAGCGGAATCGGCCCACATGGCGACCAATATCGGTCATCTGGGCAACATTGCGTTGCGGACGGGAAAGAAATTACAGTGGAACGCCAAGACCGAGAAGTTTGATGCTCCGGAGGGCAATGCCCTGCTCTCCCGGACCCCGCGTCCGGAGTGGACCTTGATTTAA